GGACAATTCAGGTTTACTTTAACAAAAAAGAAAATTTAAATGTTTCAAAAATTGTTGAAACTTTTGATATTGGTGATATTTTATGAGTAAATGGTTCTATAATGAAAACGCACACAGGCGCACTAACAATAAAATGTATTGATATAAAAATTTTAACTAAAGCATTAAAACCTTTACCAGATAAATTCCACGGTCTAGTTGACACAGAAGAAAGATACCGCAGAAGATATGTTGATTTAATCATAAATGAAGAATCAAGAAACAAATTTATTCTTAGAACGAAAATTATCAACTGAATTAAAGAATACTTTAATAATTCAGGATATATGGAAGTTGAAACGCCTTTTCTTCATGATTATATTTCAGGGGCCGCTGCAAAACCTTTCACAACTCACCACAATTCTTTGAATCAAGATTTTGTTTTAAGAATTGCTACTGAAATACCACTCAAAAAATGTATTGTAGGTGGTTTTGATAAAGTATATGAACTAGGTAGAATTTTTAGAAATGAAGGATATGATACAACTCATAATCCTGAATTTACAACAATAGAATTTTACGAAGCTTATTCAAATGTTGAAGGAATGATGAATCATACTGAAAAACTTTTTAAACAATTAATAAGCAAGATTGGTAAAAATATATATCTTAATAATGGTGTTGAAATTGATTTATCAAAACCTTTTAAAAGACTAAATATGGTTGATGCAGTTAATGAGAAGACAGGTGCAGATTTCAGATCAATCACTTTTGAAGAAGCTAAAAAAATTGCTACAAATCACAAAATAAAAATTGAAAAATTTTGAACTACTGGACATATAATTAATGCTTTATATGAGGAATTAATAGAAGAAACATTAATCGAACCTACTTTTATTTATGGCCACCCTATTGAAGTTTCCCCATTAAGTGCTAAGAGTGATGATCCTAGATTCACTGAAAGAGCTGAGCTTTTTATTAATACAAAAGAATATGCAAACATGTATACAGAGCTAAGTAACCCTATTGATCAGCTTGAAAGATTTAAAGAACAAATTAAAGAAAAAAATTCTGGAAATGATGAAGCAAGCGACATTGATTGAGATTTTGTTGATGCTCTAGAATATGGAATGCCTCCTACTGGTGGTTGCGGAATAGGTATTGACAGATTGATTATGCTTTTAACAGAAACGAGTTCAATTAGAGATGTTTTATTATTCCCAACACTTAAAAAAGTGAAAAAATAATACTAGTAAAAGAGCATATTTAGCTCTTTTTTTTATTTAAAATTAAATTTTAAGATAAATAAAGAAAATTTTTGGATGCAAATTATGTGCTTCCTTATTTGTATTTCTGAAATTATTCAAAATTATGAAAAAAGGAAAAAAATGGGAAAAAATACTTATTTTTCTAAATAATTTAAATTTTTATTGGATAAAGAATTTAATATACAAACTACGTTTTAAATGTATTTTTTTACTAATTTAATTATTTTATAGGCTTATAAAAAACAAAAAAGCCTATGGGCTTTAATGTATTATTAATCTTCATCTTTTGATTGAATGTTACGTTTTTTAATTATTGTATCAGAAATGTTTTTAGGACATTTTTCATAGTGGTGGAATTGCATTTGGTAATTTCCACGACCTGCAGTCATACTTCTTAAGTCAGTTGCATAACCAAACATTTCACTTAATGGTACTAAACAACGTAAAATGTGAGCACCATCTGTTCTAAGTTCACTTTCTTGAATTTGACCTCTACGACGAGTTAAGTCACCCATAACGTCACCATAATAATCATCT
The genomic region above belongs to Mycoplasma tauri and contains:
- the lysS gene encoding lysine--tRNA ligase, which produces MEKYTEQELVRRNKLSFYEENNVEPFKKAYGLGELTLSNQLVSEYNVFTREELEEKNIKINVTGRLMTVRGPFLVLKDSQGTIQVYFNKKENLNVSKIVETFDIGDILWVNGSIMKTHTGALTIKCIDIKILTKALKPLPDKFHGLVDTEERYRRRYVDLIINEESRNKFILRTKIINWIKEYFNNSGYMEVETPFLHDYISGAAAKPFTTHHNSLNQDFVLRIATEIPLKKCIVGGFDKVYELGRIFRNEGYDTTHNPEFTTIEFYEAYSNVEGMMNHTEKLFKQLISKIGKNIYLNNGVEIDLSKPFKRLNMVDAVNEKTGADFRSITFEEAKKIATNHKIKIEKFWTTGHIINALYEELIEETLIEPTFIYGHPIEVSPLSAKSDDPRFTERAELFINTKEYANMYTELSNPIDQLERFKEQIKEKNSGNDEASDIDWDFVDALEYGMPPTGGCGIGIDRLIMLLTETSSIRDVLLFPTLKKVKK